In Synechococcus sp. KORDI-100, a single window of DNA contains:
- a CDS encoding class I SAM-dependent methyltransferase, translating to MSSFLRPLAYRHRWIYDTVTAVSSLSVGGVARLRRLGLDAVQHRLRAGAPVLDLCCGSGEAAAPWLEEGFQVTGLDIAPRALDLAAKRHPQLQLVEGLAEDPPLPDGQFAAIQLSVALHEFPRSDRVQLLRSCLRLLEPEGWLVLVDLHPAGPLLSLPQQLFCALFETDTAISMMEDDLPAELREIGFRSIDQQLLAGQALQRITAQRPSTESP from the coding sequence ATGAGTTCATTCCTTCGACCCCTCGCCTACCGCCATCGCTGGATCTACGACACGGTCACGGCCGTGTCGTCCCTGAGCGTCGGAGGTGTGGCCCGACTTCGCAGGCTCGGCCTGGATGCCGTTCAGCATCGACTCCGTGCCGGAGCTCCGGTGCTGGATCTATGTTGTGGCAGCGGTGAAGCCGCGGCCCCGTGGCTGGAGGAGGGCTTCCAGGTCACAGGTCTGGACATCGCTCCTCGCGCCCTCGATCTGGCAGCGAAGCGCCATCCCCAGCTGCAGCTTGTGGAAGGCCTGGCCGAGGACCCCCCATTGCCGGACGGCCAGTTCGCCGCCATCCAGCTGAGCGTGGCGCTGCACGAATTTCCGCGCAGTGACCGAGTCCAGCTCCTGCGCAGCTGCCTCCGCCTTCTCGAACCCGAGGGCTGGCTGGTGCTCGTGGACCTTCATCCAGCAGGCCCACTGCTGAGCCTTCCGCAACAACTCTTCTGCGCTCTGTTCGAGACCGATACAGCCATTTCAATGATGGAAGACGACCTTCCCGCCGAGCTCAGGGAGATTGGATTCAGGTCCATCGATCAGCAGCTCCTGGCTGGTCAGGCTCTGCAAAGGATCACCGCGCAACGGCCAAGCACCGAATCCCCATGA
- a CDS encoding site-specific integrase, translating to MNLRNELVSLNTRLEVEGCRLRIEQRGQRLNLRGPLPRRDGQPGFSMQRISLGLKADATGLQDAEQTLRLIQRQLERQRFAWSDWVEHRTQGVTTASTEIAIQGFQEAFFADPQRRRSSSGSRTTWTAAYLPYLRRLKALANDGPIHAQLLQDTLASYADGSRSRQQCSTALSALARHLDIELPEDWRRESGGYGLHRARFRRLPSDSQILEAVLSIPNPGWRLAYGLMATYGLRNHEVFFCDLNALTDGGDQVIRVLPTTKTGEHQVWPFQPQWVERFELPSLGKHPDRLPPICTDLRRTTLQQVGRRVSEQFRRYKLPITPYDLRHAWAVRTIHIGLPDTVAARMMGHSVAIHTRTYHHWITRRDQQQAVDTALARQRA from the coding sequence ATGAACCTGCGCAACGAGCTCGTGTCATTGAACACACGGCTGGAGGTCGAAGGATGCCGTTTACGCATCGAGCAACGCGGCCAACGCCTGAACCTGCGCGGTCCACTCCCCCGGCGCGATGGGCAGCCGGGCTTCAGCATGCAGCGCATCAGCCTTGGTCTCAAGGCTGATGCGACGGGCCTTCAGGACGCAGAGCAGACGCTGCGGCTCATCCAGCGGCAGCTCGAGCGTCAGCGGTTTGCGTGGTCCGACTGGGTGGAGCACAGGACCCAAGGGGTCACCACCGCGTCCACGGAGATCGCCATCCAGGGATTTCAAGAGGCGTTCTTCGCGGATCCCCAACGCCGCCGATCGAGCTCCGGCAGCCGGACGACCTGGACGGCGGCCTATCTGCCGTACCTGCGTCGGCTCAAGGCTCTGGCGAACGACGGGCCCATTCACGCTCAGCTGCTGCAGGACACTTTGGCCAGCTATGCGGACGGCAGCCGCAGTCGTCAGCAGTGTTCCACAGCACTCTCAGCTCTGGCGAGGCATCTGGACATCGAACTGCCGGAGGACTGGCGACGGGAATCCGGTGGTTACGGACTGCACCGGGCACGATTTCGACGCCTGCCAAGTGACAGTCAGATCCTGGAAGCCGTTCTCAGCATCCCAAACCCCGGCTGGCGTCTGGCCTATGGACTGATGGCCACCTATGGACTGCGCAACCATGAAGTCTTCTTCTGTGACCTCAACGCCCTGACTGATGGTGGAGATCAGGTGATTCGCGTCCTGCCGACCACCAAAACCGGAGAGCATCAGGTTTGGCCATTCCAACCGCAGTGGGTGGAGCGCTTCGAGCTGCCTTCACTGGGCAAGCATCCCGACAGGCTTCCGCCGATCTGCACCGATCTCAGGCGAACCACGCTGCAGCAGGTCGGCCGACGGGTGAGCGAGCAGTTTCGCCGTTACAAGTTGCCGATCACCCCCTACGACCTGAGGCACGCCTGGGCGGTGCGGACCATTCACATCGGCCTTCCAGACACCGTGGCCGCCAGAATGATGGGCCATTCCGTCGCCATTCACACCCGCACCTACCACCACTGGATCACCCGCCGGGATCAGCAACAGGCGGTGGACACAGCCCTGGCTCGACAACGTGCCTGA
- the hemH gene encoding ferrochelatase codes for MARVGVLLLNLGGPERIQDVGPFLYNLFADPEIIRLPIPALQKPLAWLISTLRSSKSQEAYRSIGGGSPLRRITEQQARDLQSLLRQRGVDATSYVAMRYWHPFTESAVGDIKADGIDEVVVLPLYPHFSISTSGSSFRELQRLRQSDSAFEKLPIRCIRSWFDHPGYVGAMAQLIAEEVRGSDGPEQAHIFFSAHGVPKSYVEEAGDPYQKEIESCTALIMNQLEKLLGHSNPHTLAYQSRVGPVEWLKPYTEEALEELGEAKTRDLVVVPISFVSEHIETLEEIDIEYRELATEAGVVNFRRVRALDTYPPFIEGLADLVTTSLEGPEVTLDAAAELPTKVKLYPQEKWEWGWNNSSEVWNGRLAMLGFSAFLLELISGQGPLHALGLL; via the coding sequence ATGGCCCGCGTCGGCGTCCTCTTGCTCAATTTGGGAGGGCCGGAGCGCATACAGGACGTCGGTCCATTTCTTTACAACCTTTTCGCCGATCCGGAGATCATTCGTCTTCCCATTCCGGCGCTGCAGAAACCCCTCGCCTGGCTGATTAGCACCCTGCGCAGCAGCAAGTCGCAGGAGGCCTATCGCTCGATCGGAGGCGGTTCACCACTCAGACGGATCACGGAACAGCAGGCCCGGGATCTCCAGAGTCTGCTGCGTCAGCGTGGGGTTGATGCCACGAGCTATGTCGCGATGCGTTACTGGCATCCATTCACGGAATCCGCGGTTGGCGATATCAAGGCGGACGGAATTGACGAAGTCGTCGTTCTGCCTCTGTATCCCCACTTCTCGATCAGCACCAGTGGATCGAGCTTTCGCGAGCTGCAGCGTTTGCGTCAGTCGGATTCCGCCTTTGAGAAACTGCCGATCCGTTGCATCCGGAGCTGGTTTGATCACCCCGGTTATGTGGGGGCGATGGCCCAGCTCATCGCTGAGGAGGTCCGCGGCAGTGACGGTCCGGAGCAGGCGCACATCTTCTTCAGTGCCCATGGTGTTCCCAAAAGCTATGTGGAGGAAGCCGGAGATCCTTACCAGAAAGAGATCGAGTCCTGCACCGCGCTGATCATGAATCAGCTCGAAAAACTGCTTGGGCACAGCAATCCACACACCCTGGCCTACCAGAGTCGGGTTGGCCCTGTGGAGTGGCTCAAGCCCTACACCGAGGAAGCACTCGAGGAACTTGGTGAGGCCAAAACCCGGGATCTCGTGGTGGTGCCGATCAGTTTCGTGAGTGAGCACATCGAAACCCTTGAAGAAATTGACATCGAATACCGAGAGCTCGCCACGGAGGCGGGTGTTGTGAATTTCCGACGCGTTCGTGCCCTCGATACCTACCCGCCCTTCATCGAAGGCCTCGCGGATCTCGTCACCACAAGCCTGGAAGGTCCGGAGGTGACCCTGGATGCAGCGGCCGAGCTACCCACCAAGGTCAAGCTCTATCCCCAGGAGAAATGGGAATGGGGATGGAACAACAGTTCTGAGGTGTGGAACGGCCGGCTCGCCATGTTGGGATTCTCAGCCTTCCTGCTTGAGCTGATCAGTGGACAAGGCCCCTTGCATGCACTGGGTCTTCTCTGA